The window GCCCATCCCGTGCGCTATCCGGCCGGAAAGGCCTGAGGCGGCTTCCATTTTCCCGCCCCGGCCAGCCAAACCCGAGGACGGAAACCGCCATGCCAGCCTATCGCTCCCGCACCACCACCCACGGCCGCAACATGGCGGGCGCCCGCGGCCTCTGGCGCGCGACGGGCATGAAGGACGGCGATTTCGGCAAGCCGATCATCGCGGTCGTCAACTCCTTCACCCAGTTCGTGCCCGGCCACGTCCATCTCAAGGACCTCGGCCAGCTCGTCGCCCGCGAGATCGAGCAGGCCGGCGGCGTCGCCAAGGAATTCAACACCATCGCGGTCGATGACGGCATCGCCATGGGCCATGACGGCATGCTCTACAGCCTGCCGTCGCGCGAATTGATCGCCGACAGCGTCGAGTACATGGCCAACGCGCACTGCGCCGACGGCCTCGTCTGCATCTCGAACTGCGACAAGATCACGCCCGGCATGCTGATGGCCGCGCTGCGGCTCAACATCCCCGCCGTGTTCGTCTCGGGCGGCCCGATGGAGGCCGGCAAGGTCACGCTCCAGGGCAAGACCAAGGCCGTTGACCTCATCGACGCGATGGTCGCGGCCGCCGACTCCAAAGTCAGCGACGAGGATGTCAAGGTGATCGAGCGCTCGGCGTGCCCGACCTGCGGCTCGTGCTCCGGCATGTTCACGGCCAATTCGATGAACTGCCTGACCGAAGCGCTGGGCCTGGCGCTGCCCGGCAACGGGACGGTGGTCGCGACCCACGCCGATCGCAAACGCCTGTTCGTCGAGGCCGGCCACACCATCGTCGACATCGTGCGGCGCTACTATGAGCAGGACGACGCCTCGGTGCTGCCGCGCAATGTCGCGAACTTCAAGGCATTCGAGAACGCCATGACGCTCGACATCGCGATGGGAGGTTCGACCAACACCGTGCTGCATCTGCTCGCCGCCGCCCATGAAGGGCAGGTGGAGTTCACCATGCAGGACATCGACCGGCTGTCGCGCCGCGTCCCCGTGCTCTGCAAGGTCGCCCCCTCGGTCGCCGACGTCCATGTCGAGGACGTGCACCGCGCCGGCGGCATCATGGGCATTCTGGGCGAGCTCGATCGCGCCGGCCTGATCGACACGTCGGTGCCGACCGTGCATGCGCCGACCATGAACGACGCGCTGGAGCGTTGGGACATCAAGCGCTCGAAGAGCGAGTCCGTCCGCACCTTCTTCCGCGCTTCGCCCGGCGGCATCCCGACGCAAGTCGCCTTCAGCCAGGAGCGTCGCTACGACGAGCTCGACACCGATCGCGAGAAGGGCGTGGTGCGTAACCTCGAACACGCCTTCAGCAAGGATGGTGGCCTCGCCGTGCTCTACGGCAACCTCGCGCAGGACGGCTGCATCGTGAAGACCGCGGGCGTCGACGCCTCGATCCTGAAGTTCTCCGGCCCCGCGCGCGTGTTCGAAAGCCAGGACGCGGCGGTGGAAGGCATTCTGGGCGGCAAGGTCACGGCCGGCGAGATCGTGGTCATCATCTATGAAGGTCCGCGCGGCGGCCCCGGCATGCAGGAGATGCTGTATCCGACGAGCTATCTGAAATCGATGGGCCTCGGCAAAGCCTGTGCCCTCGTCACCGACGGACGTTTCTCCGGCGGCTCGTCGGGCCTGTCGATCGGACATCTGTCGCCGGAAGCGGCCGAAGGCGGCAACATCGGTCTGGTGCGGACCGGCGACCGCATCGCCATCGACATTCCGAACCGCAGCATCAACCTGGAGGTCTCCGACGAGGAGCTCGCCAATCGCCGTGCGGCGGAGGAGGCGAAGGGCGACGCCGCCTGGCAGCCTGCTGCCCGCAAGCGCAACGTCTCGACCGCGCTTCAGGCTTACGCCGCGCTCACCACCAGCGCGGCGCGCGGCGCCGTGCGCGAAGTGAAGCGGCGGATGAAGTGAGTTTCTTGTAGCCCGGATGAAGCCCTTGGTCGGCGCGAAGTGCCGAGCAAGGGCGTAATCCGGGGCAAGTGCGAGACCAGACGAGAGATCTCCCGGATTACGCTTCCGCCTTCGCTCTTCGAGCTGCGGCGGAAGCTCCATCCGGGCTACGAATCTCCCGCGCGGCGTCAGCCTGCATGGTCAACAAATCCTTATCGATCGCCCGCTCATCGCGCTCGCATTAAGGATGCCCCGACGAACTTCGGCAGCTTCGGATTTTGCGGCGTATACTGCTCAGCGACCTTCGCAAAATCCATTTCGGGCAACTGGGGCGCCACCACAATGTCTCGTACTCTTGCTGTCGTTTTCTCCACGGCTGTCGCTGCGATTTCGATGACGGGCGCGGCCTCGGCCGGCTGCACCAATTGCTACGCGCCGCCGCCGTGCACGACCTGCTATCAGCAGCAATATGTGCAGCCGCAATACCGCACCGTCGACGAGACCGTGATGGTGTCGCCCGGCGCGACCGTCGCGCATCGCTCGCCGGCGCAATACCGCACCGTGATGGTTCCGCAGACCGTGATGGTCGCGCCGCCGAGCGTCCAGTACGAGCGCATCCCGCCGCAATACGCCACCCGCCAGCGCGTCGAGATGGTCTCGCCGGGCTATTCCTATTACGCGCCGGTGGCGCCGCGCTGCGGCAATTGCGGCTACTGAGCCGAGGCGACAAGAAACCAGCGCAACAATGAAAACTTCGCGCGGTGCCCCTTGGGGCGCCGCGTTTTCTTTTGCGGGCCGAGCCAAACGAGGCCCGGAAATGGAGACGAATCCAATCCAATCGGGCCGCCTGTCTCACTCGTAGGCCAAAGGACCAAACTGACGCGCGCCTGACAGACCCCGCTCCGGCGGCGGAGAGGTCAGGCACAGGGAGCGGACCAACTTCGCGTTGCCTTGTGCCGCCGACTACGTTAAGCGACAGCCGTTCCGGGTTTGGAAGGGTGGCCGAGTGGTTTAAGGCACCGGTCTTGAAAACCGGCGTGCCCGCAAGGGTACCGTGGGTTCGAATCCCACCCCTTCCGCCAGTCTATCCGACCGGGGTCTGCCGGTCGGGCTTTCCCGGGCAGGTAATCGGTGAATCAGACGTCCAATCCGGCCGCGCTCGACAAGCTGAAGCTCCGCATTCAGGCGTTGCGAGCCA is drawn from Bradyrhizobium diazoefficiens and contains these coding sequences:
- the ilvD gene encoding dihydroxy-acid dehydratase — its product is MPAYRSRTTTHGRNMAGARGLWRATGMKDGDFGKPIIAVVNSFTQFVPGHVHLKDLGQLVAREIEQAGGVAKEFNTIAVDDGIAMGHDGMLYSLPSRELIADSVEYMANAHCADGLVCISNCDKITPGMLMAALRLNIPAVFVSGGPMEAGKVTLQGKTKAVDLIDAMVAAADSKVSDEDVKVIERSACPTCGSCSGMFTANSMNCLTEALGLALPGNGTVVATHADRKRLFVEAGHTIVDIVRRYYEQDDASVLPRNVANFKAFENAMTLDIAMGGSTNTVLHLLAAAHEGQVEFTMQDIDRLSRRVPVLCKVAPSVADVHVEDVHRAGGIMGILGELDRAGLIDTSVPTVHAPTMNDALERWDIKRSKSESVRTFFRASPGGIPTQVAFSQERRYDELDTDREKGVVRNLEHAFSKDGGLAVLYGNLAQDGCIVKTAGVDASILKFSGPARVFESQDAAVEGILGGKVTAGEIVVIIYEGPRGGPGMQEMLYPTSYLKSMGLGKACALVTDGRFSGGSSGLSIGHLSPEAAEGGNIGLVRTGDRIAIDIPNRSINLEVSDEELANRRAAEEAKGDAAWQPAARKRNVSTALQAYAALTTSAARGAVREVKRRMK